In Flavobacterium sp. GSB-24, the genomic window ACAGTAAACGGGACTGTAACGGTTTCACTAAAACCATATCATTTCTCACTTGACGGAATTGAATCTAAAAACGATTTGATGAACACAGGTTTTGGTCAATATGGAGAAATGAACAACGCATGGACATCTGAAGATGCAAAAGGATTTATCAAAATTCTTGGAAATGCACAAAACATATTTTCATCTGTAAATCAATTAGATCATGATTAATGTCGGAATAATTGGTGGTTCAGGCTATACAGCTGGAGAACTCATCAGAATATTAATGTATCATCCCAAAGTAAACATAGATTTTGTTTACAGCACGACAAATGCGGGAAAACCACTTTCTGTGGCGCACCATGATTTGATGGGTGATATTGAAATGAGTTTTACTGATGTAATAAATCCTGACGTAAATGTGGTATTTTTATGTTTAGGACACGGAAAATCAATTTCATTTTTACAGGAAAATAAATTCGCAAGCCATACAAAAATTATCGATTTAGGAAATGATTTCAGATTGAACAAAGATGCTCATTTCGAAGGAAAAGACTTTATTTACGGTTTGCCAGAATTGAACAAAGCTGAAATTAAAAAAGCAAATTACATCGCAAATCCAGGTTGTTTTGCAACGGCTATTCAATTGGCTTTATTGCCTTTAGCCAAACATAACGGATTAAATAATGACGTTCATATTAATGCGACAACTGGAAGTACAGGTGCAGGCATAAGTCTTTCTGAAACTTCTCATTTTAGCTGGAGAAACAATAATATGTCGCATTACAAAGCTTTTGAGCATCAACATTTAGGAGAAATCGGAGAAAGTTTGGTGCAACTGCAAGACGATTTTGAAAGCGAATTGCTTTTTATTCCGAATAGAGGAGATTTCCCAAGAGGAATTTTCGCAACACTATACACACTTTCTGATGATAGTTGGGAGCAATTGGTTGCTAAATACGAAGATTTCTATAAAAATGAACCTTTCGTAACCGTAACCACAACAAACATCAACATGAAGCAGGTGGTGCAAACGAATAAATGTATCATTAGTTTATTGAAAAAAGGAAACCGGGTTTTAATAACATCAATTATAGATAACTTAACCAAAGGTGCTTCAGGACAAGCGATTCAAAACATGAATTTAATGTTCGGATTAGAAGAAACCACCGGTTTACATTTGAAACCAAGCGGATTTTAGTAGAAGTAAGAAGTTAAAAGTTAGATGTTAAACGTTTTTACTTTAGCTTTTTACAAATCCATTTAACTTTTTTCAAGGTTAAAAGTTGTAAGTTGATGTAAATATATTGCATTGAACTTCTAACTTCTAACAATTAACATTAACTTTTAAGAAATGAACTTATTCAACGTTTACCCATTATACGACATCACTCCAGTAAAAGCAATAGATTGTACAATTATTGACGACAAAGGAGTAGAATACTTAGATTTATACAGTGGACATGGTGTGATTTCTATCGGACACACACAGCCTGATTATGTAGCAAAATTGAAGAATCAATTAGACCATTTAGGATTTTATTCCAATGCGATTCAAAATCCTTTACAGGTTGAATTGGCTCAGAAATTAGGAAAGCTTTCAGGTTTAGAAGATTACGAATTGTTTTTATGCAGTTCTGGAGCCGAAGCCAATGAAAATGCTTTAAAATTAGCCTCTTTCCATAACGGAAAATCAAGAGTGGTAGCTTTTAACAATTCTTTTCACGGAAGAACTTCTGCAGCTGTTGCGGTTACGGACAATAAAAAAATTGTTGCGCCAATAAATGCACAGCAAGTTGTTACTTTTTTACCGCTAAACCAAATCGAATTAGTCGAAGCGGAACTGGCTAAAGGCGATGTAACTGCTGTAATTATTGAAGGAATTCAAGGAGTTGGAGGTTTAGACCAAGGAACAACAGAATTCTTTCAGGCTTTAGAAAAAGCATGTAAAAAACATGATGTGGTTTTGATTTTAGACGAAGTACAGTCAGGATATGGAAGAAGCGGTAAATTCTTTGCGTTTCAACATCACGGAATTAATGCTGATATTATTTCAGTTGCAAAAGGAATGGGGAACGGTTTTCCAGTTGGAGCTATTTTAATTTCTCCAAAATTCGAAGCAAGTTTCGGATTATTAGGAACTACTTTCGGCGGAAGCCATTTATCTTGTGCAGCAGGAATCGCAGTTTTAGATGTAATTGAAAAACTAGATTTACAAAAAAATGTAAATGAAGTGTATGAATATTTCTTAGAAAAAATCAAAGAAGTTGAGGGCATCAAACAAGTAAAAGGAAAAGGACTAATGCTTGGAGTGGAGTTCGATTTTGATGTTGCAGCTTTAAGAAAAAAACTAATCATCGAAAAACACATTTTTACAGGAAGTGCAAATAATAAAAATCTGTTAAGAATTTTACCGCCTTTAACTGTGAAAAAAGCTGATATTGATACGTTTGTAAAAGCTTTAAAAGAGAGTTTAGAAGAATTAAAAAACTAATTCTCGTTACGTTAACCCTGACGGGTTTTAAAAACCCGTCAGGGTTCGAAAGACAAAGTATAGTATCCTAACAGGTTTACAAAACATGTTAGGTATCAATACAGTTTCGAAAAAAAGAAACAACCAAAAAACAACCAACCACTAGAAATTATGAATCCATTATCAATTGAAAAACGCAATCTCGTTTTGCGTTCTATGGCAAAACTGGTCGAGCAGGAGCGGAATGAGATAATCTTGACCAATCAGGAAGATCTTGCCGATTACGACGGCTCAGATTTAGCGATGGAAGAACGCTTAAAAGTAGATGATAAAAAAGTCGACGAAATGATTTTATCATTAAACCAATTGGCTTCTCAAGAAGATCCCGTTGGAGTGGAGCGTTTTCATTTTACACATGATAATGGAATTAAAGTCATTAATAAAACGTCAGCTTTCGGAACGATTTTAATTATTTACGAATCACGTCCAGACGTTACAATTGAAGCGGGCGGAATTGCTTTTAAATCCGGAAATAAGATTTTATTAAAAGGCGGAAAAGAATCTTTAAAATCAAATTTAAAGATTGTGAGTCTTTGGCATAAAGCTTTACAAGAAAACGGAGTTTCAAAAGATTGGGTGGAATATCTGAATTATAATCGTACAGAAACTCAAGCTTTCTTAGAAAAACCAACTCAAAAAGTCGATTTAATTGTGCCAAGAGGAGGAGAAAAATTAATTGAGTTTGTAAAAGCACACGCAACTTGCCCGGTAATTGTTAGCGGACGAGGTAATAATTTTGTTTACGTTCATGAACATGCAGATACTGATTTGGCTTTAAAAGTAATTTTGAATGCCAAAACAGCTAAAATTTCAGCTTGTAATGCGGTTGATAAAGTTTTAATAGATTCTAAGCTTCCTAATTTTGAGGGTTTTACAGCCATTTTAATTGAAGAATTAAAAGAACATAAGGTTGAAGTAATTGTTGACAAATCTCTGGAAAATTTTGAAGATACAGAAACCCTTCAAAACGAAGATATTTGGTACGAAGAGTTTTTGGATTATAAAATTGTAATCGGAACAATTGATTCTGAGGAACATGCAATCGAAAAGATCAATAAATATTGCGGTGGACATTCGGCAGTAATAATTACCAGAGACGACCAAGCAGCAAAAGAATTTATGGACGCAGTCGATGCTGCTGCTGTTTATCAAAATGCCTCAACCCGTTTTACAGACGGAGGACAATTTGGTTTAGGTGGAGAACTAGCTATAAGCACTGATAAATTGCATCAACGCGGTCCAATCGGCCTTCAACATCTCGTAACAAATAAATGGTACGTATACGGAGAAGGGCAAATTAGATAATTGAGATAATTTTCTAATTAATTAATTAGAAAATTAAATTCAATTGTAAAAATAACTTAGTGCCTTAGCGCCTTCGTGGCAAAAACAAAAGACATGGCAAAAAAACGGATTTTATTAAAAATAGGAAGTAATACTTTAACCAAAGAAACCAATCATATTTCGCGGGGAAAGATTGAAGACCTCGGAATTCAGATTGCGGCTCTAAACGACGAATACGAATTTATTATAGTCAGTTCTGGAGCAATTGCGGCGGCAAAGCAGTTTGTAAAATTGGATAATCAGGATAAAGATGTTTTTGTAAAACAGGCTTTGGCCTCTATTGGACAGCCTCATTTAATGCGGATTTACAATGAAAACTTTAAGGATTTAGGATTAAATACTTCCCAGTGTTTGCTTTCTTATTCTGATTTCGAAAAAGAACAGACCAAAAAGAATATTGTAAATACAATTAATGTATTAGTTAAAAATAATTACATTCCGATTATCAATGAAAACGATACCGTTGCAACAGATGAGATTCGGTTTGGAGATAACGATAAATTAGCGGCTTTAACGGCAGTTCTTTTAAATGTTGATATTCTGATAATTGCCACCAACACAAACGGAATTTACACCAAAGATTCAATTCACGATGAAAATCCAGAAACGATAAAATTAGTAAGTGATTTAAAAACGCTCGAAAAAGAAATCGGTGAATCAAAATCATCACATGGAACAGGAGGAATGCAATCTAAAATAGAAGCAGCCGGAATCGCAAAAGCAGCAAATATCGAAACCTGGATTGTAAATGGATTAAATGATAATTTTATATTGAAAGCATTAAAGGAAGAAATTTCTTTCACAAAAATTGTGTAGATTTATACGCGGATGACACGGATTCACTTCGTGAAAACGCGGATTTTTACGGATTTTTAAATGTTGAAATATGAATTTATTGCATCAGGAGTTAAGCGAAATCATTATTAAAACTTTTTATGAAGTATATAATGAATTGGGATATGGTTTTTTAGATAGAGTTTATCAAAATTCATTATACTTAGAACTAAAAAGTAAAGGATTGAAAGTTGAAGCTCAAAAGAAAATAGAAGTTTATTATAAAGGAATTGAAGTTGGACAATATTATGCCGACTTAATAGTAGAAGATTTAATTATTTTAGAATTAAAAGCAGCAGATTGCATAGTGAAAGAATTTGAAAATCAAATTTTGAATTATCTAAGAGGAACAAATTGCGAAGTAGGTTTGCTTTTAAATTTTGGTGCAAAACCAGAATTTAGGCGGAAAATTTTCGAAAACAATCGCAAAGTAAGAATAGAAAAATCCGTATAAATCAGTGTCTTCGCGATAGCGAATCAGTATAATCAGCGTCTAATTTTAGACAACTAACAAAAATAAAAAAAACAAATGAACTATATCTCAATAAAAGACATCAACTCATTATCAAAATGGGTAAAACAAGCGATAAAAATCAAAAAGAATCCGCTTAAAAATCAAAGTTTAGGGAAGAATAAGACTCTTGGAATGTTATTTTTCAATCCGAGTTTAAGAACGCGTTTGAGTACACAAAAAGCGGCTTTAAACTTAGGAATGAATGTAATGGTAATGAATTTTACCAACGAAGGATGGACATTAGAATTCGAAGACGGAGCGGTTATGAATTCTGGCGCTTCAGAACACATTAAAGAAGCGGCGGAAGTAGTTTCTCAATACTGTGATATTATCGCAATCCGTGCCTTTGCAGGTTTAGTTGATAAAGAAAAAGATTACCAAGAAACAGTAATTTCAGGATTCTTGAAATATGCTACAGTGCCAATCGTAAACATGGAAAGTGCTGTTCGTCACCCGTTACAATCTTTGGCAGACGCCATCACAATGGAAGAATTCAAAACGAAACACAAACCAAAAGTAGTGCTTTCATGGGCTCCACATCCAAAAGCGTTACCACAAGCCGTTGCTAATTCATTCGTAGAAATGATGCAAATGCAAAAAGATATGGATTTTGTAATCACACATCCAGAGGGATACGAATTGAGCCCAGAAATTACAAAAGACTGCTCAATCGAATATGATCAAAACAAAGCGTTTGAAAATGCTGATTTTGTTTATGTAAAAAACTGGAGTAATTTTAACGATTACGGAAAAGTAACCAACAGTGATCCAAACTGGACCGTTACAGCCGAAAAAATGGCTTTAACCAACAATGGAAAATTCATGCACTGTCTTCCAGTTCGTCGTAACGTAATTGTTAGCGATGAAGTTTTAGACGGCGAAAATTCAATTGTAATTGAACAAGCGAATAACAGAACGTATTCGGCACAATTAGTTTTACAAAAAATTCTTAAGAAATTGTAAATTTAGGTGCAAAGGATCAAAGCAACAAAGGTTCAAAGGTTTTACAGCCTTGAGAAAAAACTTTGTTCCTCTGAAACTTTGCCCCTTTGAACCTTGAAAGAAATGAACGTATCAGTAATAAAAATAGGTGGAAACATCATCGACAATCCAGCAGAATTAGAACAATTCTTAACCGATTTTTCTAAGATCGAAGGCTATAAAGTTTTAGTTCATGGCGGTGGAAAATCGGCTACAAAAATGGCTCAGAGTATTGGTTTAGTTCCGCAAATGATTGACGGACGAAGAATTACAGATGCTCCAATGCTTGATGTTGTGGTAATGATTTACGCCGGACAAATCAACAAACATATCGTAGCGCAATTGCAGGCCAAAGACAATAATGCCATTGGTTTTTCAGGAGCTGATGGGAATTTAATTCAATCGGTAAAAAGAAACCACCCAACAATCGATTACGGATTTGTAGGCGATGTAAAACAAGTCAACACCAAATTATTGGCAACTTTGTTAGAAGCTGGAGTTGTTCCTGTTTTCTGCGCGATTACACACGATAAAAACGGACAATTACTAAACACAAATGCAGATACTATTGCAAGCGAATTATCAATTGCATTATCTGAAGTTTTTGATGTTACACTGACATATTGTTTTGAAAAACAAGGCGTTTTGCAGGATTCAGAAGACGATTCCTCTGTAATAACAGAAATCAACGAGACATTATATAATAAACTAAAAGAAGAAAAAGTAATTCATTCTGGAATGATTCCGAAATTGGATAACTGTTTCAATAGTTTGTCAAGAGGTGTGCAGAAAATCAAAATTGGACATCACAGAATGCTTCAAAACTCAAATATTCCGCATACAACGATTACATTATAAAAATGTTGCCACAATTTGACTCTGTTTTTTTTAGTTAAAAGAGAAAATAATTTTAGACTTACATGAAAAAGTTTATTTTGATTTTAAATCTGTCACAAAAAGATAATTTATGAAAACTCGTGCAAGTAGTGGCAAAAAAACGGAGTTGCGCAGTGCTTTTAGGATTTAATTTTAGAAATTTGCGCCAATCAAAAATGTCGCAGATTTAAATTAAAAAACTTTGTGACTTCGCGCCTTCGTGGCAAAGAAACCAAACTTATGAAAAGTATAGATACGCTTACCCAAGAAGCAATTAGTTTATTAAAAAGCTTAATCGAAACCCCTTCATTTTCAAGTGAAGAAGATCAGACGGCTCTTTTAATCGAAAATTGGTTCAATCAAAACGAGATTCCTTTCAAGAGGGAAAACAATAATGTGTGGGCTTTCAATAAGTATTTTGACGGAAACAAACCAACACTTTTACTAAACTCACATCACGATACCGTAAGACCCAATCAGGCGTACACCAACGATCCGTTTAAAGCAATCGAAAAAGACGGAAAACTATTTGGATTAGGAAGTAATGATGCCGGCGGATGTCTGGTGTCATTATTAGCGACTTTTGTTCATTTTTACGAAAACCAAAATCTATCGCATAATATTGTTATTGTGGCTTCCGCCGAAGAAGAAAGCAGCGGAAAAAACGGTTTAAACAGCGTTTTAAAGCATTTGCCAGAATTAGACTGCGCTATTGTGGGAGAACCAACTTTAATGCAATTAGCCGTTGCCGAAAAAGGTTTATTGGTTTTGGATGTAAAAGTAAAAGGAACTGCAAGCCATGCCGCACATCAAAACGACGATAATGCATTATACAAATCAATTCCGGTAATGGAATGGTTTAAAAACTATAAGTTCGACAAAATCTCAGACGTTTTAGGTCCTGTAAAAATGACTGTAACGCAAATCAATGCAGGGAAACAGCATAATGTCGTGCCATCAGAATGTGATTTGGTTGTCGATATTCGCGTAACAGACCGCTATACAAATGCTGAAATTTTGGAAGTTGTAAAAGCAAACGTAAATGCCGAAGTAACGCCAAGATCCATGCATTTAAATGCATCTTCTATTCCAGTTGCGCACGGTTTAGTGCAGGCTGGAATTGCTTTAGGAAGAACAACCTACGGATCTCCAACACTTTCAGATCAATCGGTTTTAAGCTGTCAGTCATTAAAATTAGGACCAGGAGAAACACTTCGTTCGCATTCAGCAGACGAATTTATTTTTGTAAATGAAATTGAAGAAGGAGTCGATTTGTATGTCAAAATACTAACCGATTTCTTTAAATTATAATATTTTTTAGGAGCTAATCCCGCTATCCGTTCCAATCTTTTATTTTTTTAAAGAAAAAAAATAAAAGGATTTCCACTGCTATCGGGGCTAGATACCACCAGTATAAATAATGACACTAGAGGTAAATTAGAGAAAAACTTCAAAGATTCGACAAAGAGAATAATCTAAAAGTCTAAAATCTAAGAAGTCTAATAATCTAAACTATCTAAGAAGTCTAAAAATCTAAGTTATGAAACTTTGGGAAAAAGGAATACCAACAGATAAACAAATCGAACAATTTACCGTTGGAAACGACCGTGAACTGGATTTGGTTCTGGCAAAATACGATGCTTTAGGTTCAATCGCTCACGCCAAAATGTTGGGACAAATTGGTTTATTGACTGAAGAAGAAACTACTTCATTGGTTGATGCATTAAACGATATCATTGCTGATATTGTAGTGGGTAATTTTGAAATCGAAGACAGTTTCGAAGATGTGCATTCTAAAATCGAATATCTGTTAACTGAAAAATTGGGAGACGCAGGAAAGAAAATCCACACCGCGCGTTCTCGTAATGATCAGGTTTTGGTAGACGTTCATTTGTATCTAAAAGACGAATTAAAAGCCATAAAAGAACAAGTAAAAACATTGTTTGATTTATTAATGGAATCGGCAGAGAAACATCAAAAAGTTTTATTGCCAGGTTATACGCATTTACAAATTGCTATGCCGTCGTCATTCGGAATGTGGTTTTCTGCTTACGCGGAAAGTTTGATTGATGATATTACGATGTTGAACGCCGCTTCAAAAATTGTAGATCAGAATCCGTTAGGATCTGCTGCAGGTTATGGAAGTTCATTTCCAATCAATAGAACCTTTACAACAAAAGAATTAGGATTTGAAACCTTAAAGTACAATGCCGTTGCTGCACAAATGAGCCGCGGAAAAGCAGAGAAAACCGTTGCTTTCGCGATGACAAGCGTGGCTGGAACGTTATCAAAATTTGCGATGGACGTTTGTTTGTATATGAGCCAAAACTTTGATTTTATTGGTTTACCGGCACATCTTACAACTGGTTCAAGCATTATGCCCCACAAAAAGAATCCTGATGTTTTCGAATTAATCAGAGGAAAATGCAATAAGATTCAGGCGCTTCCATACGAAATCACTTTAATCACCAATAATCTGCCAAGCGGTTACCATAGAGATTTACAGCTTTTAAAAGAAGGTTTATTTCCAGCGATTCAGACTTTAAAATCTTGTTTGGATATTGCAATATTTTCTATAAAAGATATTACAGTTAAAGATCATATTTTAGAAGATAAAAAATACGATTATTTGTTTACTGTAGATACTTTAAACGAAATGGTTGTAGCAGGAATGCCGTTTAGAGATGCTTACAAAGCTGTTGCTGAGCAATTAGAAGCGGGAACATACAAGTCTCCAAAAGAAACAAAACATACTCATGAAGGAAGTATCAATAATTTATGTTTAGATGCGATTAAAGATAAAATGAGGGCAGCTTTTTGATATTGTGAAATGTAAAAAGTTGGATGTAAAAAGTAAAAAGGTCATTGATTTGTTTCAATGACCTTATTTTATAAAGTAAATTTAGTTTTTTACCAGTTTAAAAGTTTTACTTCGGTTTTCTATTTGTACTTTACAGATATATAGGCCTTTGGTAAGATTTCCAACATTCAGTTCTAATTTTTCATCACCAGAGATATTTTTTGATTGCGAATATACTTTTGCACCATTCGATGAAAATAAATTAACCTGAGCCAATCCATTATCTGTACTTGAAAAATCTATATTTAAAAGACGATTAATAACCGATGGATAATATTTTAGATCTAAGTTATTTGTATTTTCATTCAATCCTAAATTATTGCAGCTTGTAGATAAAGCGGCTTGAGCAGTAACTTGAAGTGTTGCTCCAGCACCACAAGAAGAACTCGAAATGAATCCAGCAACATTTGCAATTGGTAAAACAGTATAAGCGTAAGAAGGCTTAATGACAGCGGTTCCTGAGCTTGCAGGCGCATTTAAACAATCTGTAAAAGCAACGCCAATTGTACCGCCATCTGTACTCACATAATTTTTAAATGCAGTTCCGATTCTAGCAAAGTCAGTTCCTTCGACATAACAAGTCGTATTATTATTTCCTCCACCCAATCCAATTGCGAGCGAACCCGAAACCGAGGTATTATAATAACAGTTTAAAATATGCAGTTCTGCATTTCTTGCTCTAGGCATTCTTTCTTTACAACCTTCTGCCCAATAACAATTTTTGAAAGTAATGCTGTAATGACCATCAGCAGGTGCGTCACTTTTAGAAGAGCCTACTAAATCTGAAAAACGGTGGTCATCTGCACCGCCGGATCCGCCAGATTTTGGAGCCTTTAAGTAAATAAACTTACACCAAGAAACAGTTACATTATCTGCTGCACCTTTGTTGTCAAAATTTCCATCCATTCCATCTTGAAATTCACAGTGATCAACCCATATATTGGTTGCTTCAGAGGTTAGATTATCACGTCCGTCAACATCATAAGCCCCAGGACCTTCAAAAATTAAATTTCTGATAATAATATTATTCGAACCTGCTTTTAAATTTAAAATTCCAGAACCTGCTGCTGTTTGATCCAGGTTAACTAATCGAGCACCGGGAAGTCCAATAATGGTTTTATCATTTACCTGAAGGCTAGTGTAGGTACAATTTATAGTGCCTGAAACTAATATTACTTGTGGAGTAGTTAATTTTAATTTTGCTGTTAAATCGGTTAAAGTAGAAACTGTTACAGGCGTGGAGGTTCCTCCGCCAGTTGCAGAAGCTCCAAATCCTTCGGGTGAGCTCATAAAATAATTTTGAGCAAAAAGAAAAGAGCAAGGCAAAAGCAATGAGAGTAGGATAAGTTTTGTTTTCATTTAAGCGTGGTTTTTTGTGGTTTTAATAGTTAATGTAATCGATTGCACAAATGTAAAAGAATAAAAATTATTTCAAATCAATTTATCAATTTTTTATCATTTAAAGTTTTGATTACAAGACTTATAAGTGTTGTTCTTACATTAATAAAATTACATGGTATTAATAATCAGATTGACAGATTGAAGTAGCGATTGAAAAGGTTTTGAAGTAAAAGGAGAAAATTCATGGCAAATACATATATTTGATAATCACTTTAAACAATTCGAATGAAAAAATTTGACGAGCAGTCTACTTTAAGTCTTTATGAAAAAGGTTTAATTACAGAAAATCAGTTTGAAGAAGTTAAAGCATATCGAAATTTAAATATCTTTTCGGTAAATGCAGAATTAAAGTTATTTCTTTATTTATCAGTTTTGCTGTTTACTTCAGGAATTGGAATCTTGATCTATGAAAATATAGATACAATTGGTCATATTGCTATTCTTTCCCTTCTTTTAATCGTAATAGCAATTTGTTTTTATTATTGTTTCAAGAATTCAAAAGGTTTTCAAAAAACAGAAACAACTTTCGAGCATCCTGTTTTAGAATATCTGGTTTTATTAGCTAATATTTTAACCTGTATTTTTATTGGTTACCTTCAATTTCAATACAAACCTTTTGGAGAACATTACGGATTAGCCACTTTAGTTCCAACGATAGTCAGTTTCTTTTGTGCTTATTATTTTGATAATAAAAGCGTATTAACAATTGCCGTAACGGGTTTAGCGGCTTATATCGGACTTTCGGTAACGCCTCAGGATTTATTACAAAATAATGATTTTTATGCCAGCGATAGTTTGAGCTATTCTGCTGTTATGCTGGGAGTTTTACTCATAGTATGGACCATTTATAGTAATCGAATTTCACTCAAAACTCATTTTAGTTTGATCTTTCTAACTTTTGCTCTGCACATTATAAGTATTGCGGCAATAAGCAATTTACTGCATCATTACATTTTAATTTGGCTGATTTTCGCAGGTGTTTTAATTGGTTCAACATTTTATTTTTATAAAGTTAGTTACGAATTCAAAGCAATGTCGATCTATGTATTTATGATTGTGTACGGTTATGTTGGAATAAATATATTGATATTTAGAATTTTCGAAAATGTTGATTTCTCCAATATTTGGGAATTATTTATTTTCTTATTGCCGGCTTATTTTATCGGTTCAATTATAATGTTCATCAAATTAATCAAAAACTTTCATAAAGAA contains:
- the proB gene encoding glutamate 5-kinase produces the protein MAKKRILLKIGSNTLTKETNHISRGKIEDLGIQIAALNDEYEFIIVSSGAIAAAKQFVKLDNQDKDVFVKQALASIGQPHLMRIYNENFKDLGLNTSQCLLSYSDFEKEQTKKNIVNTINVLVKNNYIPIINENDTVATDEIRFGDNDKLAALTAVLLNVDILIIATNTNGIYTKDSIHDENPETIKLVSDLKTLEKEIGESKSSHGTGGMQSKIEAAGIAKAANIETWIVNGLNDNFILKALKEEISFTKIV
- a CDS encoding N-acetylornithine carbamoyltransferase, which translates into the protein MNYISIKDINSLSKWVKQAIKIKKNPLKNQSLGKNKTLGMLFFNPSLRTRLSTQKAALNLGMNVMVMNFTNEGWTLEFEDGAVMNSGASEHIKEAAEVVSQYCDIIAIRAFAGLVDKEKDYQETVISGFLKYATVPIVNMESAVRHPLQSLADAITMEEFKTKHKPKVVLSWAPHPKALPQAVANSFVEMMQMQKDMDFVITHPEGYELSPEITKDCSIEYDQNKAFENADFVYVKNWSNFNDYGKVTNSDPNWTVTAEKMALTNNGKFMHCLPVRRNVIVSDEVLDGENSIVIEQANNRTYSAQLVLQKILKKL
- a CDS encoding M20 family metallo-hydrolase; translated protein: MKSIDTLTQEAISLLKSLIETPSFSSEEDQTALLIENWFNQNEIPFKRENNNVWAFNKYFDGNKPTLLLNSHHDTVRPNQAYTNDPFKAIEKDGKLFGLGSNDAGGCLVSLLATFVHFYENQNLSHNIVIVASAEEESSGKNGLNSVLKHLPELDCAIVGEPTLMQLAVAEKGLLVLDVKVKGTASHAAHQNDDNALYKSIPVMEWFKNYKFDKISDVLGPVKMTVTQINAGKQHNVVPSECDLVVDIRVTDRYTNAEILEVVKANVNAEVTPRSMHLNASSIPVAHGLVQAGIALGRTTYGSPTLSDQSVLSCQSLKLGPGETLRSHSADEFIFVNEIEEGVDLYVKILTDFFKL
- the argC gene encoding N-acetyl-gamma-glutamyl-phosphate reductase, with amino-acid sequence MINVGIIGGSGYTAGELIRILMYHPKVNIDFVYSTTNAGKPLSVAHHDLMGDIEMSFTDVINPDVNVVFLCLGHGKSISFLQENKFASHTKIIDLGNDFRLNKDAHFEGKDFIYGLPELNKAEIKKANYIANPGCFATAIQLALLPLAKHNGLNNDVHINATTGSTGAGISLSETSHFSWRNNNMSHYKAFEHQHLGEIGESLVQLQDDFESELLFIPNRGDFPRGIFATLYTLSDDSWEQLVAKYEDFYKNEPFVTVTTTNINMKQVVQTNKCIISLLKKGNRVLITSIIDNLTKGASGQAIQNMNLMFGLEETTGLHLKPSGF
- a CDS encoding glutamate-5-semialdehyde dehydrogenase, with the protein product MNPLSIEKRNLVLRSMAKLVEQERNEIILTNQEDLADYDGSDLAMEERLKVDDKKVDEMILSLNQLASQEDPVGVERFHFTHDNGIKVINKTSAFGTILIIYESRPDVTIEAGGIAFKSGNKILLKGGKESLKSNLKIVSLWHKALQENGVSKDWVEYLNYNRTETQAFLEKPTQKVDLIVPRGGEKLIEFVKAHATCPVIVSGRGNNFVYVHEHADTDLALKVILNAKTAKISACNAVDKVLIDSKLPNFEGFTAILIEELKEHKVEVIVDKSLENFEDTETLQNEDIWYEEFLDYKIVIGTIDSEEHAIEKINKYCGGHSAVIITRDDQAAKEFMDAVDAAAVYQNASTRFTDGGQFGLGGELAISTDKLHQRGPIGLQHLVTNKWYVYGEGQIR
- the argH gene encoding argininosuccinate lyase; protein product: MKLWEKGIPTDKQIEQFTVGNDRELDLVLAKYDALGSIAHAKMLGQIGLLTEEETTSLVDALNDIIADIVVGNFEIEDSFEDVHSKIEYLLTEKLGDAGKKIHTARSRNDQVLVDVHLYLKDELKAIKEQVKTLFDLLMESAEKHQKVLLPGYTHLQIAMPSSFGMWFSAYAESLIDDITMLNAASKIVDQNPLGSAAGYGSSFPINRTFTTKELGFETLKYNAVAAQMSRGKAEKTVAFAMTSVAGTLSKFAMDVCLYMSQNFDFIGLPAHLTTGSSIMPHKKNPDVFELIRGKCNKIQALPYEITLITNNLPSGYHRDLQLLKEGLFPAIQTLKSCLDIAIFSIKDITVKDHILEDKKYDYLFTVDTLNEMVVAGMPFRDAYKAVAEQLEAGTYKSPKETKHTHEGSINNLCLDAIKDKMRAAF
- the argB gene encoding acetylglutamate kinase, with protein sequence MNVSVIKIGGNIIDNPAELEQFLTDFSKIEGYKVLVHGGGKSATKMAQSIGLVPQMIDGRRITDAPMLDVVVMIYAGQINKHIVAQLQAKDNNAIGFSGADGNLIQSVKRNHPTIDYGFVGDVKQVNTKLLATLLEAGVVPVFCAITHDKNGQLLNTNADTIASELSIALSEVFDVTLTYCFEKQGVLQDSEDDSSVITEINETLYNKLKEEKVIHSGMIPKLDNCFNSLSRGVQKIKIGHHRMLQNSNIPHTTITL
- a CDS encoding GxxExxY protein; translated protein: MNLLHQELSEIIIKTFYEVYNELGYGFLDRVYQNSLYLELKSKGLKVEAQKKIEVYYKGIEVGQYYADLIVEDLIILELKAADCIVKEFENQILNYLRGTNCEVGLLLNFGAKPEFRRKIFENNRKVRIEKSV
- a CDS encoding aminotransferase class III-fold pyridoxal phosphate-dependent enzyme — protein: MNLFNVYPLYDITPVKAIDCTIIDDKGVEYLDLYSGHGVISIGHTQPDYVAKLKNQLDHLGFYSNAIQNPLQVELAQKLGKLSGLEDYELFLCSSGAEANENALKLASFHNGKSRVVAFNNSFHGRTSAAVAVTDNKKIVAPINAQQVVTFLPLNQIELVEAELAKGDVTAVIIEGIQGVGGLDQGTTEFFQALEKACKKHDVVLILDEVQSGYGRSGKFFAFQHHGINADIISVAKGMGNGFPVGAILISPKFEASFGLLGTTFGGSHLSCAAGIAVLDVIEKLDLQKNVNEVYEYFLEKIKEVEGIKQVKGKGLMLGVEFDFDVAALRKKLIIEKHIFTGSANNKNLLRILPPLTVKKADIDTFVKALKESLEELKN